In the genome of Chloroflexota bacterium, one region contains:
- a CDS encoding glycine C-acetyltransferase — MTSARSTRNPLAFLDADLDDLRAKGLYRRLRVVESEQQARCRIDGREVITLSSNNYLGLTTHPKLREATIFATRALGAGSGAVRTIAGTMTLHQQLEARLADFKGVEATLTFQSGFTANTGTIPVLAGEGAVIVSDELNHASIIDGIRLTKAERRLVPHADTDALRATLREIRAAPGGAGRTILVITDGVFSMDGDIARLPEIVEAAEEAEAIVYVDDAHGSGVLGRNGRGTVDHFDLHGRVHVQVGTLSKAMGVLGGYVAGSQSLRDVLIHRARPFLFSTSHPPGVAAACLAAIEVLETEPERIERLWANTRRFKEGLGKLGFDIGRSETPITPVIAGSGALAMQLSDRLFEEGVFAQGIGYPTVPEPKSRVRTIVTAEHTDADLDVCLAAFEKVGRELALI, encoded by the coding sequence ATGACATCGGCTCGCTCGACGCGCAATCCGCTGGCGTTCCTGGACGCCGACCTCGACGACCTGCGCGCCAAGGGCCTGTATCGCCGCCTGCGGGTGGTGGAGAGCGAGCAGCAGGCCCGTTGCCGGATCGACGGCCGCGAGGTCATCACCCTGTCCAGCAACAACTACCTGGGCCTGACCACTCATCCCAAGCTCCGCGAGGCCACCATCTTCGCCACCCGGGCCCTGGGCGCCGGATCGGGAGCGGTGCGGACCATCGCCGGCACCATGACCCTCCACCAGCAGCTCGAGGCCCGGCTGGCCGATTTCAAGGGGGTGGAGGCGACCCTCACCTTCCAGTCCGGCTTCACCGCCAACACCGGGACCATCCCGGTCCTGGCCGGGGAGGGCGCGGTCATCGTCTCGGACGAGCTCAACCACGCCAGCATCATCGACGGCATCCGGCTCACCAAGGCCGAGCGCCGCCTGGTCCCGCATGCCGATACCGATGCGCTGCGCGCCACCCTGCGCGAGATCCGGGCTGCGCCCGGCGGGGCAGGTCGGACCATCCTGGTCATCACCGATGGCGTGTTCTCGATGGACGGCGACATCGCCCGCCTGCCCGAGATCGTCGAGGCGGCCGAGGAGGCGGAGGCGATCGTGTACGTCGACGATGCGCACGGTTCGGGGGTCCTGGGACGCAACGGGCGCGGCACGGTCGACCACTTCGATCTGCACGGGCGGGTCCACGTCCAGGTCGGCACCCTGTCCAAGGCGATGGGTGTCCTGGGCGGCTACGTGGCCGGCAGCCAGTCGCTGCGCGACGTGCTCATCCACCGCGCGCGGCCGTTCCTGTTCTCGACCTCGCATCCACCCGGCGTGGCCGCCGCATGCCTGGCGGCGATCGAGGTCCTCGAAACCGAGCCGGAGCGGATCGAGCGGCTGTGGGCCAACACCCGCCGCTTCAAGGAGGGGCTGGGAAAGCTGGGGTTCGATATCGGTCGGTCCGAGACCCCGATCACGCCGGTCATCGCCGGCAGCGGGGCGCTGGCCATGCAGCTGTCGGATCGGCTGTTCGAGGAGGGCGTGTTCGCCCAGGGGATTGGCTACCCGACGGTGCCCGAGCCCAAGAGTCGGGTGCGCACCATCGTGACCGCCGAGCACACCGACGCGGACCTCGACGTGTGCCTGGCCGCATTCGAGAAGGTGGGGCGCGAGCTGGCCCTCATCTGA
- the tdh gene encoding L-threonine 3-dehydrogenase translates to MRALAKTRAEPGLEIIDAPLPTPGPGEVQLRIEAASVCGTDRHIYLWDRWAAENIKPPVILGHELAGRVVAAGAGVTRVREGDLVGVESHLYCGTCTQCRAGSPHLCRNLRVIGAHVNGGFAEYVVIPEANAVESNGLDPAVVALQEPMGNAVHAAFVEPIAGRTVAVTGCGPIGLCAVGIAKAAGATWVVATDTEPYRLELAARMGADLALDGREPDTVARVLEATGGDGVDVVLEMSGSAAALDQGLRFVTRGGRISLLGIFGEPVAVDLSNLVIEKGVRLHGVFGRRIYDTWERTQDLLRSGALDVAPILTHRFDLADWQQGFDLLGSRHAGKVVLTP, encoded by the coding sequence ATGCGCGCCCTGGCCAAGACCCGGGCCGAGCCGGGCCTCGAGATCATCGACGCGCCCCTCCCCACTCCGGGCCCGGGCGAGGTCCAGCTCCGGATCGAAGCGGCCAGCGTGTGCGGGACCGACCGCCACATCTACCTGTGGGACCGCTGGGCGGCCGAGAACATCAAGCCCCCGGTCATCCTGGGTCACGAGCTGGCGGGCCGGGTGGTGGCCGCCGGCGCGGGGGTGACCCGTGTCCGCGAAGGGGACCTGGTCGGGGTCGAATCGCACCTGTACTGCGGGACATGCACCCAATGCCGCGCCGGCTCCCCGCACCTGTGCCGCAACCTGCGGGTCATCGGCGCCCACGTCAACGGCGGCTTTGCCGAGTACGTGGTCATTCCGGAGGCCAACGCGGTGGAGTCGAACGGGCTCGATCCCGCGGTGGTTGCCCTCCAGGAGCCGATGGGCAATGCGGTGCACGCCGCGTTCGTGGAGCCCATCGCGGGCCGGACGGTGGCGGTCACCGGCTGCGGACCCATCGGGCTGTGCGCGGTGGGCATTGCCAAGGCGGCCGGGGCGACCTGGGTGGTGGCAACCGACACCGAACCGTACCGGCTGGAACTGGCCGCCCGAATGGGCGCCGACCTGGCCCTGGATGGCCGCGAGCCGGACACCGTCGCGCGGGTGCTCGAAGCGACCGGCGGGGACGGGGTGGATGTCGTGCTCGAGATGAGTGGGTCGGCGGCGGCCCTGGACCAGGGCCTGCGCTTCGTGACCCGCGGGGGGCGTATCAGCCTGCTGGGGATCTTCGGCGAGCCGGTGGCGGTGGACCTGTCGAACCTCGTCATCGAGAAGGGCGTTCGCCTGCATGGCGTCTTCGGACGCCGGATCTACGACACCTGGGAGCGGACGCAGGACCTGCTGCGGTCCGGGGCGCTGGACGTGGCGCCTATCCTCACCCATCGGTTCGACCTCGCCGACTGGCAGCAGGGATTCGACCTGCTGGGGTCGCGGCATGCCGGTAAGGTGGTGCTCACGCCATGA
- a CDS encoding fumarylacetoacetate hydrolase family protein — translation MRLVAFAHTQAEGPPGRRLGLEQPDGVLDLTEALGADLGGVLAKLDPEAMIADAVAAAVTAGQALIPLAEMRHLAPLRHPGKIVCVGLNYHDHCREQSVEPPAYPMLFAKLANAISDPGAQLVRPSATDKLDLECELAVVIGRRASQVAPDRALEHVFGYTILNDVTARDLQREDRQWLRAKSWDGFAPLGPVVVTRDEIADPGRLALSSWVNGETWQESTTAEMIWDVPSLIAFVSRSIALEPGDILATGTPAGVGHYHDPPRYLSGGDVMGCEIAGIGALENTIVDEQPRAADHSAAAGITEPAGIA, via the coding sequence ATGCGGCTGGTCGCGTTTGCCCATACCCAGGCTGAGGGCCCGCCTGGCCGGCGGCTGGGGCTCGAGCAGCCCGACGGCGTGCTGGACCTGACCGAGGCTCTGGGCGCCGATCTGGGTGGGGTCCTGGCCAAGCTCGACCCGGAGGCCATGATCGCGGACGCCGTAGCCGCGGCTGTCACGGCGGGCCAGGCTCTCATCCCGCTGGCCGAGATGCGTCATCTGGCCCCGCTCCGGCACCCGGGCAAGATCGTGTGCGTGGGGCTGAACTATCACGACCACTGCCGGGAGCAGAGCGTCGAGCCCCCGGCCTACCCGATGCTGTTCGCCAAGCTCGCGAACGCCATCAGCGACCCGGGCGCCCAGCTGGTCCGGCCCAGCGCCACCGACAAGCTGGACCTCGAATGCGAGCTGGCCGTGGTCATCGGTCGCCGCGCGTCGCAGGTGGCCCCCGACCGGGCCCTGGAACACGTCTTCGGCTACACGATTCTCAACGACGTCACGGCCCGCGACCTCCAGCGCGAGGACCGCCAGTGGCTGCGAGCCAAGAGCTGGGACGGGTTTGCGCCCCTGGGGCCGGTCGTGGTGACCCGCGACGAGATCGCCGACCCCGGCCGGCTGGCCCTGAGCTCGTGGGTCAACGGCGAGACCTGGCAGGAATCGACCACGGCCGAGATGATCTGGGACGTGCCCAGCCTGATCGCGTTCGTGTCCCGATCGATCGCACTGGAGCCGGGCGACATCCTGGCCACCGGCACGCCGGCCGGGGTCGGCCACTACCACGACCCGCCCCGCTACCTGTCGGGTGGGGACGTCATGGGGTGTGAGATCGCCGGGATCGGGGCCCTCGAGAACACCATCGTTGATGAGCAGCCGCGAGCCGCGGACCATTCCGCGGCCGCCGGCATCACCGAGCCGGCCGGCATCGCCTGA